The Cronobacter sakazakii genome has a window encoding:
- the eptA gene encoding phosphoethanolamine transferase EptA, with protein sequence MAMIKKWRWSDLRFNLFSALLFTLINALFIARCWTIIAPHHFHDILFAASVPLVLFCAWLVIFSIINVPWLRKPVLVILLFGSAASSYFMYTYGAVIDQNMMVNIFETNPQEAGALITPQLIGWLLIAGVVPALLFSRIEVISGSLLWTALRRLVSILASLLIIILVASLFYKDYASLFRNNKNIAKMVTPPNYISGIVKYTHSRYFAGDQTLVRIGEDAKKGPVIRQQAKKTVLVVVIGEASREQNYSLGGYERETNPQLKKQGVVFYPHATSCGTETAVSVPCMLSGMPRAHYDAGLAHHQEGLMDVLAHAGVNVLWRDNDGGCKGACNRIPHTDMTEWKLNDLCKEGSCLDDALLWRFDNILDGVKQDSVIVLHLMGSHGPAYYRRYPDNFRRFTPTCDTNEIQNCDRQALINTYDNTILYTDDVLSRTIDALRKRQDTMNTALVYLSDHGESLGENGIYLHGAPYMLAPEQQTHIPMLFWLSGDYARQYGVDTACLGKRAATDEVSQDNLFSTVLGIMNIQTSLYQPQEDMLSACRKN encoded by the coding sequence ATGGCAATGATTAAAAAATGGCGCTGGAGCGATTTACGTTTTAACCTTTTTAGCGCCCTGCTTTTCACCCTGATAAATGCGCTGTTTATCGCCCGCTGCTGGACGATTATCGCACCGCATCATTTTCACGATATCCTCTTCGCTGCAAGCGTACCGCTGGTGCTGTTCTGCGCCTGGCTGGTCATTTTCAGCATTATCAATGTGCCCTGGCTGCGTAAACCCGTACTGGTTATCTTGCTGTTTGGCTCTGCCGCCAGCAGTTATTTTATGTATACATACGGTGCCGTGATTGACCAGAACATGATGGTCAATATCTTCGAGACCAATCCCCAGGAGGCCGGAGCGCTGATTACGCCCCAGCTAATCGGCTGGTTGCTTATCGCGGGTGTGGTGCCTGCATTACTGTTTAGCCGCATTGAAGTGATTTCAGGCAGTCTGCTGTGGACTGCACTGCGCCGTCTGGTCAGCATTCTCGCGAGCCTGCTGATTATCATTTTGGTGGCGTCCCTCTTCTATAAAGACTACGCCTCGCTGTTTCGCAACAATAAAAACATCGCCAAAATGGTGACGCCGCCCAATTACATCAGCGGCATCGTAAAATATACCCATTCACGGTATTTTGCGGGCGACCAGACGCTGGTGCGCATCGGCGAAGACGCCAAAAAAGGCCCGGTGATCCGCCAGCAGGCGAAAAAAACCGTGCTGGTGGTGGTGATTGGCGAAGCCTCCCGCGAACAGAACTATTCGCTTGGCGGTTATGAGCGCGAGACCAATCCGCAGCTTAAAAAACAGGGCGTGGTGTTCTATCCACACGCCACTTCCTGCGGCACGGAAACGGCGGTGTCCGTGCCCTGCATGTTATCCGGGATGCCGCGGGCGCATTATGATGCCGGGCTTGCGCATCATCAGGAGGGGCTGATGGACGTGCTGGCGCATGCGGGCGTCAATGTGCTGTGGCGTGATAACGACGGCGGCTGTAAAGGGGCCTGTAACCGCATTCCACATACAGACATGACTGAATGGAAGCTTAACGATTTGTGTAAAGAGGGCTCCTGCCTCGACGACGCGCTGCTGTGGCGTTTCGATAATATCCTGGATGGCGTGAAACAGGACTCTGTGATTGTTCTGCATCTGATGGGCAGCCACGGCCCGGCTTATTACCGCCGCTACCCGGATAATTTTCGCCGTTTTACGCCGACCTGCGACACCAATGAAATCCAGAATTGCGACCGCCAGGCGCTGATTAACACGTATGACAACACCATTCTGTATACCGACGATGTCCTGAGCCGCACCATAGATGCGCTGCGTAAGCGTCAGGACACCATGAACACCGCGCTGGTCTATCTTTCAGACCACGGCGAATCGCTCGGCGAGAATGGCATCTATCTGCACGGCGCGCCGTATATGCTGGCCCCTGAGCAGCAGACACACATTCCGATGCTGTTCTGGCTCTCCGGCGATTACGCGCGTCAGTATGGCGTCGATACAGCCTGTCTCGGCAAACGCGCGGCGACGGATGAGGTGTCTCAGGATAATCTCTTCTCAACGGTGCTGGGCATCATGAATATCCAGACTTCGCTTTATCAGCCGCAGGAGGATATGCTTAGCGCCTGCCGGAAAAATTAA
- a CDS encoding TetR/AcrR family transcriptional regulator encodes MNRTPEHDTREHLLATGEQLCLQRGFTGMGLSELLKTAGVPKGSFYHYFRSKEAFGVAMLERHYARYQACLEQHFDPAGPAREQLIDWFEQTLHHYCQTGKMMGCLTVKLSAEVCDLSEDMRGALDKGAAQVIALLAEALERGRDAEALTFSGSAQQRAQVLYVLWLGASLQAKVSRSGAPLENALAHVKEIL; translated from the coding sequence ATGAACCGAACACCTGAACACGACACGCGCGAACATCTTCTTGCCACCGGCGAGCAGCTCTGCCTGCAACGCGGCTTTACCGGCATGGGATTAAGCGAGCTGTTAAAAACCGCGGGCGTACCGAAAGGCTCCTTCTACCACTACTTTCGCTCGAAAGAGGCGTTTGGCGTGGCGATGCTGGAGCGTCACTACGCCCGGTATCAGGCATGCCTTGAGCAACACTTCGACCCGGCGGGCCCGGCGCGCGAGCAGCTAATCGACTGGTTTGAACAGACGCTTCACCATTACTGCCAGACGGGCAAAATGATGGGCTGCCTGACCGTGAAGCTCTCTGCGGAAGTGTGCGATCTGTCGGAAGATATGCGCGGCGCGCTTGATAAAGGTGCGGCGCAGGTCATCGCCCTGCTGGCAGAGGCGCTTGAGCGCGGCCGCGATGCAGAGGCGCTGACCTTCAGCGGTAGCGCGCAACAGCGGGCGCAGGTGTTATACGTGCTCTGGCTTGGCGCAAGCCTGCAGGCCAAAGTGTCGCGCAGCGGCGCGCCGCTCGAAAACGCGCTGGCGCACGTTAAAGAAATCCTTTGA
- a CDS encoding alkene reductase yields the protein MQDEKLFTPLKVGAVTAPNRVFMAPLTRLRSIEPGDIPTAMMAEYYRQRASAGLIISEATQISAQAKGYAGAPGLHSEEQIAAWKKITAAVHGADGRIAVQLWHTGRISHSSIQPGGEAPVAPSAINSGTRTSLRDENGKAIRVDTTTPRALETHEIPGIVDDFRKAVGNARDAGFDMAELHSAHGYLLHQFLSPSSNHRTDQYGGSVENRARLVLEVVDAVCKEWSADRIGIRVSPIGSFQNVDNGPNEEADALYLIEELNKRGIAYLHMSEPDWAGGVPYTDEFRQKVRERFDGAIIGAGAYTREKAEALIQKGLIDAVAFGRDYIANPDLVERLRKKAELNPQRPESFYGGAAEGYIDYPTL from the coding sequence ATGCAAGACGAAAAGCTGTTTACCCCGCTGAAAGTGGGCGCTGTTACCGCCCCTAACCGCGTATTCATGGCCCCGCTGACCCGCCTGCGCAGCATCGAACCGGGCGATATTCCAACCGCGATGATGGCGGAGTATTACCGCCAGCGCGCCAGCGCCGGGCTTATCATCAGCGAAGCCACCCAGATTTCCGCGCAGGCCAAAGGCTACGCGGGCGCGCCGGGCCTGCACAGCGAGGAACAGATCGCCGCGTGGAAGAAAATCACGGCTGCGGTGCACGGGGCCGATGGCCGCATCGCCGTTCAGCTGTGGCACACCGGCCGTATCTCGCACAGCAGCATTCAGCCGGGCGGCGAAGCGCCGGTCGCGCCTTCTGCGATTAACTCCGGTACCCGTACGTCGCTGCGTGATGAAAACGGCAAAGCTATCCGTGTCGACACCACCACGCCGCGCGCGCTGGAAACGCACGAAATCCCGGGCATCGTAGATGATTTTCGCAAGGCGGTCGGCAATGCGCGCGACGCCGGTTTCGATATGGCAGAGCTGCACTCCGCCCACGGTTATTTGCTGCACCAGTTCCTGTCGCCGTCCTCTAACCACCGCACCGACCAGTATGGCGGCAGCGTGGAAAACCGCGCGCGTCTGGTACTGGAAGTGGTCGATGCGGTGTGTAAAGAGTGGAGTGCCGATCGCATCGGTATTCGCGTGTCGCCGATTGGCTCTTTCCAGAACGTGGATAACGGCCCGAACGAAGAAGCTGACGCGCTGTACCTCATCGAAGAGCTGAACAAGCGCGGCATTGCGTACCTGCATATGTCCGAGCCGGACTGGGCGGGCGGCGTGCCTTACACTGACGAATTCCGCCAGAAAGTGCGTGAGCGTTTCGATGGCGCCATCATCGGCGCAGGCGCGTACACCCGTGAGAAAGCGGAAGCGCTGATCCAGAAAGGGCTTATCGATGCCGTGGCGTTTGGCCGCGACTATATCGCTAACCCGGATCTCGTTGAGCGTCTGCGTAAAAAAGCGGAGCTTAACCCGCAGCGCCCGGAATCGTTCTACGGCGGCGCCGCGGAAGGCTACATCGATTACCCCACCCTGTGA
- the gloA gene encoding lactoylglutathione lyase — MRLLHTMLRVGDLQRSIDFYTNVLGMKLLRTSENPEYKYSLAFVGYGPESEEAVIELTYNWGVESYELGTAYGHIAISVDNAAEACERIRNNGGNVTREAGPVKGGTTVIAFVEDPDGYKIELIEEKDAGRGLGN, encoded by the coding sequence ATGCGCTTACTTCACACCATGCTGCGCGTTGGCGACCTGCAACGCTCTATCGATTTCTACACCAACGTACTCGGCATGAAACTGCTGCGCACCAGTGAAAACCCGGAATACAAATATTCCCTGGCGTTTGTTGGTTACGGCCCGGAGAGCGAAGAAGCGGTGATCGAGCTGACTTACAACTGGGGCGTGGAGAGCTATGAGCTCGGCACGGCTTACGGTCATATCGCCATCAGCGTTGATAACGCCGCAGAAGCCTGCGAGCGCATCCGCAACAACGGCGGCAACGTCACCCGTGAAGCGGGCCCGGTCAAAGGCGGCACCACCGTTATCGCGTTTGTTGAAGATCCGGATGGTTACAAAATCGAACTTATCGAAGAGAAAGACGCGGGTCGCGGCCTCGGCAATTGA
- the rnt gene encoding ribonuclease T codes for MSDNAQLTGLSDRFRGFYPVVIDVETAGFNAKTDALLEIAAVTLKMDADGWLTPDETLHFHVEPFEGAILQPEALAFNGIDPHNPLRGAVSEYDALHAIFKMVRKGMKESNCNRAIMVAHNATFDHSFMMAAAERASLKRNPFHPFVTFDTAALSGLALGQTVLAKACIAAGMPFDSTQAHSALYDTEQTALLFCEIVNRWKRLGGWPVPPLAAEDTTPQDGE; via the coding sequence ATGTCCGATAACGCTCAACTGACCGGTCTGTCCGACCGTTTTCGTGGCTTTTACCCTGTTGTCATCGATGTGGAAACCGCCGGTTTTAACGCCAAAACCGACGCGCTGCTGGAAATCGCCGCCGTGACGCTGAAAATGGATGCTGACGGCTGGCTCACCCCCGATGAAACACTGCATTTTCACGTTGAGCCTTTTGAAGGCGCGATTCTTCAGCCGGAAGCGCTGGCCTTTAACGGTATCGATCCGCACAATCCGCTGCGCGGCGCCGTCAGCGAATATGACGCGCTGCATGCCATTTTTAAAATGGTGCGCAAGGGCATGAAAGAGAGTAACTGCAACCGCGCGATTATGGTGGCGCACAACGCCACGTTCGATCACAGCTTTATGATGGCGGCCGCCGAGCGCGCGTCGCTCAAACGTAATCCGTTCCACCCGTTTGTGACGTTCGACACCGCGGCATTAAGCGGGCTGGCGCTTGGCCAGACGGTGCTCGCAAAAGCGTGTATCGCGGCGGGCATGCCGTTTGACAGCACCCAGGCGCATTCGGCACTTTACGACACCGAGCAAACCGCCCTGCTGTTTTGCGAAATCGTTAACCGCTGGAAGCGTCTGGGCGGCTGGCCGGTGCCGCCGCTCGCCGCAGAAGACACGACGCCGCAGGACGGCGAATAA